Sequence from the Fibrobacter sp. UWR2 genome:
CATAGGGACAGTCTGTCAAAAAGAAAGGCAGAAATTGATAAAATCTTGAAGGAGGTTGCGACGTTATCTACTTCCGGTACAACTACGCTTTATGGCGTCGTCAGAAGTAGTTCCAAAGGTCTAGAAAGGGACAAAGATGGAAAGTTTATAATTGAAAAGGCAAAGGGATTCGCAAAAACCCCTACTTTTGAGGAATTGAGTCTGGAAAGAGGCGTCTATGATGATAGAGTTTCGTTTTTACGGCCTATTCGTCAGCGGACTCCTGGACTGCGCCATATTTACAATAAACATTTAAAGAAGAGTCCCAGTTTTAGCGGGACGATTGTTTTTCGGTTGAATATCAATGCTGACGGTACCGTTCAAAAAGTTCAAATCGATTCAACGACTACCGGCAATAGGGCTTTTGACGAAGAAATCCGGAAAGCGGTAAGTCGCTGGAGTTTCCCGAAAATGAATTCGGATGAAGTTGCAACTTTCCCGATAAGATTTTATGAAGAAGAGTTGTTGAAGCAGAACGATTAAAGTCCGCTCCGTTGGGGCGGATTTTTTGTTTTTTTGAGGCTGTAAAATAAACTGTGTCACAATCCACCCCCAATAACCCAAAACCTTACT
This genomic interval carries:
- a CDS encoding AgmX/PglI C-terminal domain-containing protein; the encoded protein is MASLFGKCWNNFVLLAAAVLWVGCSDGDKNADKSLEQEKGKTEQSLDVKKEDYEKAHRDSLSKRKAEIDKILKEVATLSTSGTTTLYGVVRSSSKGLERDKDGKFIIEKAKGFAKTPTFEELSLERGVYDDRVSFLRPIRQRTPGLRHIYNKHLKKSPSFSGTIVFRLNINADGTVQKVQIDSTTTGNRAFDEEIRKAVSRWSFPKMNSDEVATFPIRFYEEELLKQND